The following DNA comes from Spirulina major PCC 6313.
GATGGTGGGCACGGGCAAAGGGGCAGAGTTGGGGATTCTGATCAAAGGGGCGGATAGTTTAGAACTGGCGCACCACGTCCGCACGATTGTGCTCGATAAAACCGGGACATTAACCGCCGGTCAGCCCTCGGTGACTGACTACGCCACCGTCAAAGGCACGGCAGAGGGTCAGGAGTTGCGTCTGTTGGCCCAGATGGCGGCGGTGGAAGCCCAATCAGAACATCCCCTGGCGGCGGCGGTGGTGGACTATGCCCACCGTCAAGGGGTGGAGGATTTACCCCCGGTGACGGAGTTTGAGGCGATCGCAGGCTGTGGCGTGGTGGGTCAGATCAACGGCCAAACCCTGCGGATCGGCACGGGGCGCTGGTTGGCTGACTTGGGGTTAGACTGCGATCGCCCCCAAGTCAACGGCCAACCCCTCGCCCACCTCGCCCACCGTTGGGAACAAGGGGCCAAAACCGTTGTTTGGGTCGCCCAGGATCAGGAAATTCTCGCCATTGTTGCGATCGCCGATGCCCTCAAACCCTCCTCAGCCCAAGTGGTAAAACGCCTCCAGCGCATGGGATTAGAGGTCATTCTGTTAACCGGCGATAATCAAAAAACCGCCGAAGCGATCGCCGCTGAAGTGGGCATTGATCGCAGCTTTGCCCAAGTGCGCCCCGACCAAAAAGCCAAAATCATCGAGCAACTCCAACAGGAAAAATCCAGCCGGAAATCGGCGGCGATCGTTGCCATGGTGGGCGATGGCATCAACGACGCGCCCGCTCTCGCCCAAGCCGATGTGGGGATTGCGATCGGAACCGGCACTGATGTCGCCATGGCCGCCTCCGATATCACCCTCATCTCCGGCGATCTGCAAGGCATCATCACCGCCATTCAACTCAGCCACGCCACCCTCCGCAACATCCGCAGCAACCTCTTTTTTGCCTTTATCTATAATGTGGTCAGCATTCCCATTGCTGCTGGGGCACTCTATCCCCTCACCGGTTGGCTCCTCAGCCCTATGGTGGCCGGGGCAGCGATGGCCATGAGTTCTGTTTCCGTGGTACTCAATGCCCTACGATTGCGACGTTTTCAAGTCAAGACCTAGTGAATAAAACGTGACTGGAAATCGGTTTGAATGGGCCTCGCTCGTCATTCAAACCGATTTTTTTATCTTGAATTTTTTAAATCAGAAAAATGTTAAAAAATTCAAAAAAATGCAGCATACCTGATCTTCAATGACACTTAGAACCTAGGGCAAGAATCCGGTGAGAGGGTGGGCGATCGCATTGCAATCGCTTTAGACTGGCTCCGTATTGATTGAAAATGTTACGAGTCACAAATAATTTCATCGGATGAGATGAAAACAGTGGACAATGGGGCAATGGGGTGTATCTGCATTGCATCCGGTAGATAGTCGCGTAGAGTATGATCACCTGCTCTCTTGGAAGTATTGGCATTGTATAGTCTGCCATTAAACATCAATCAATCCATCAATACACAGCTATAGATACAGCGATCCTAAATCAATCGGAGATCTTATCTCCTCATCAACAAGGGGCTTAAACCCCTTGCCTGTTCATAAATTAAATAGGATTGTTCTAGGGTGTTAGTCGTCCAAAAAGATAACCTTGTTTAAGTCTTGAATCTTCAAGGTTATTATACTTTTTTTGACACCATGAATTATTGTTTTTGGCTCATTTTATCGTGGTTAGATTTCATTCCGATCAAAAAACAATGGTCTCCTTTTTTAATTACTAATTTGGTTCCGTGGATGCCAATCCATAGTATTTGGATTTTGAGTGGCTTGTCTTTGGCTAGTGTGGTGGTATTTTTGATGGTTTGGGGATGGCGTAGGTACATGATTAATAAAGTCCCTAAACGATGGTTCTGCGGTCTTCCTAATCGGCGCGATCGCATCATCGCTGACCGATTACCAGAGGAACTGATTATCATTGATGAGAGGGGTACGATTCAATTCATCAATCAAGCGGCACAAAGAGAATCAAAATTAGCATTCCAGGAAAAAACTCAGCATTATCAAGCCATTGTAGAAACAGCGTCAGAAGGGATCTGGCTCATTGATATGAATAACCGAACATTATTTGTGAATCAACGGATGGCGGAAATGTTGGGCTATGACATTGAAGAGATGCGGGGGCGATCAATTTTTGAGTTTATGGATGAGGAAGGAAAGGCGATCGCTCACAAACAATTACAAAGTAGTCGTTTAGAGCAATTAGATCAGTGTGATTTGAGGTTCCAATGCCGGGATGGTTCTGCCCTCTGGGTGATTATTTCTACCCCGCCTGCCTATGATGCCAGTGATCACTATGTCGGGGCCGTGAGTCTGATGACAGACATTACGGAGCGAAAGCAGGCAGAAGCGATTCTGCAAGATAATGAGGAGCGGTTTCGCGCAATTTTTGAACAGTCGGGGGTGGGAATGGCAATTTTTACCCTGGAAGGGCATTTTTTCCGCGTCAATCAGAAGCTTTGTGATCTGTTGGGGTACAACCGGATTGAGTTATTGATCCAGCGTTATGAAGATTTGCTGCTCCCGGAGGATCGCCTTGAAACGCAGCGTTTAAGCCAGCGGTTATCTGATGGGATGGAGTCTTCCTACTGTCGTCCTCAGCGGTATCGATGCTCTGATGGCCGGTGGTTGTGGGGGGCAACAACGGTTTCCTTGATTCGCGATCGCGACAATGTGCCGAAGTATTTTGTGGGTGTGATTGAAGATATCAGTACGCAAAAGGCGGCATTACAAGAACGAGAGGCGGCGGAAGAGTTCCTACGGGCGTTGTTAAATGCAATCCAAGAAAGTGCGTTTTTACGAATGTAAAGCGTAAAGCCCCCGTTTTCCAAACGGGGGATATAAGCGAAGGGCTGAATTTATTCAGCCGTGATACCGAGGTATCATAGCAACCATGAAAACGCTCAAGTTCAAGCTCTACCAGCATAAGCGGAATAGATACCTCAAGCGGACAATCAATGCCGCAGGGCGTATCTACAACCATTGTGTTGCCCTCCACAAACGGTACTACCGAATGTGGGGCAAGCACTTGAACTGCGCCCGACTGCAAAAACACATCGCCAAGCTTCGGAAACGGAACCCCTGGTGGTTGCAGGTGGGTTCTCAAGCCGTACAGGATATCTGCCAACGAATTGAGAAAGCGTATCAACTGTTCTTCAAACACAACAAAAAAGGCGTTCGCCTGCCAAACTTTAAGAAGACCCGAAAGTACAAATCCTTCACCCTCAAGCAAGCTGGGTACAAATTCCTCGGTGGCAACCGGGTCAGGATTGGGAACAAAGTCTATCAATATTGGCACTCTCGCCCCATTGAGGGCAAGGTCAAGACCGTGACGATTAAACGAACTCCCTTGGGAGAACTGTTCATGATTGTCACGGTAGATACCCTGTCAGAACCCCAAGTCAAAACCGAGACAGGTAACATTGCTGGTTTTGATTTTGGACTCAAGACGTTTCTGACCTGTTCTGAGGGATTCAAGATTGATGCCCCCTTGTTCTTCAAGCAGTCACTCAACGCAGTTCGCAAAGCGAGTCGAGAGTTGTCCCGTAAGCAAAAGGGTTCAGCCCATCGAGAACGTGCCCGATTGAACTTATCCCGCAAGCATGAAGATATGCCCATCGACGGGGGGCCTGGTTTGGGAAGTTAGCCCATCAACTGACGAATCAGTTTGATATGCTGTGTTTTGAAACCTTGAACCTCAAGGCGATGCAGCGGCTCTGGGGGCGTAAGGTGAGTGATTTGGCGTTTCGGGAGTTTCTGCAAATCCTGGAGTGGGTGGCGACGAAGAAGGGGAAGCGGGTGGTCTATGTTGACCGCTGGTTCCCTTCGAGCAAGACCTGTTCAAGTTGTGGTCATATTTTGGAGCATCTGGATTTAGAGACTCGCCATTGGCGGTGTCCCAGTTGCTCGGCAGAGAATGACCGGGATGAGAATGCGGCGATGAATATTAAAGTGGCTGGGGCTTCAGCCATTGGGTTAGGTGATGTCAGACAGGCGTTGCCTGCTATTGCTGTTTGATCCCAGAATCCCCCGTTTTCTAAACGGGGGAGTAAGTCAATATCAACTCATGGCATCTACCCTAGATGACATGCTTCGGGAGGGTTATCAGGCGGCGGAGTTGATCGGATCGCAAACCGTGTTAAAAATTCCTGCGACTCCGATGGGGTTTCAGGCGTTGGCACAGCTTTCGCCCCAGATTTCCTGTTCTGTGACGGGAATTTACCATCCGGCTCAGGCGGCTGTGGCCGGTGAAGGGGGGGCAAAATATGCGATCGCCTACGTTAACCGTGCCACCCGCTTGCTCGGTGACGGCATTATTCTCGTCGCTGAAATGGCGCAAATTCTCCGCAACAGCCCGACGCGCATCCTGGCCGCCAGCCTTAAATCCCCCGACGAAGCCGCCGCCGCTCTCCAGGCCGGAGCCGATCACCTCACCTTACCCCTGACGCAATTACAGGCTCTGGCCACCCATCCCCTGTCCGAAAAAACCGTGCAGGAATTTGCTGAGGGTGGATGTGGATTGGAGATCAGACCTTAATCGCTAAAGCTGCGAAAGAGGCTGAAGGCTTCGATTTCTTGGTTTTGGCTCTCTAGGGCGGTGGCAATGCGATCGCAGACAATATCGCAAATTTTGAAAATGCTCGGATCAGCAATTTCGTAATAAACGCTCACCCCCTTAGGCTGGCGATTCACCATGCCCAATTGAGTTAAGAGCTTTAAATGTTTCGACACATTAGCTTGCCCTAACCCAGTGGCATCAATGATTTCCGTCACATTTTTAGAACCAGACTTCAAACAACACAAAATTTGCAGCCGGCTCACCTCGGATAACACCTTGAAATACTCGGCAATCCGATTGAGCACTGTGGGTGAAATCTTCGCGATCTGATTCATTCCACAATCCATGACATTAATATCCCCCAATAAAACTTTACGGCTCTTGATGCATTATCATATTACTATATGATAATATGATTTGTGCAAGACTCATACGCAACCCTCTCCATCTATATATGCTATTTCGCCAACTCTTCGATCCTGAAACTAGCACCTATACCTA
Coding sequences within:
- a CDS encoding ArsR/SmtB family transcription factor produces the protein MNQIAKISPTVLNRIAEYFKVLSEVSRLQILCCLKSGSKNVTEIIDATGLGQANVSKHLKLLTQLGMVNRQPKGVSVYYEIADPSIFKICDIVCDRIATALESQNQEIEAFSLFRSFSD
- a CDS encoding PAS domain-containing protein; its protein translation is MINKVPKRWFCGLPNRRDRIIADRLPEELIIIDERGTIQFINQAAQRESKLAFQEKTQHYQAIVETASEGIWLIDMNNRTLFVNQRMAEMLGYDIEEMRGRSIFEFMDEEGKAIAHKQLQSSRLEQLDQCDLRFQCRDGSALWVIISTPPAYDASDHYVGAVSLMTDITERKQAEAILQDNEERFRAIFEQSGVGMAIFTLEGHFFRVNQKLCDLLGYNRIELLIQRYEDLLLPEDRLETQRLSQRLSDGMESSYCRPQRYRCSDGRWLWGATTVSLIRDRDNVPKYFVGVIEDISTQKAALQEREAAEEFLRALLNAIQESAFLRM